AACCACAACCTGGACGATCCGGCGTCCAACCCGCCGGCCGTGGGCGACGACGACCACCCCGGCACCGCGCCGCCGCTGCCCTGACCGGCAGCGTCACCGACCCCGAACCGGCAGCCAGAAGGACACCCCTGCGATGACCGACACCGTGACCACCCCGGCCGAGCTGCGTGGCGGCAGCTACGAGAGCACCGTACGGACCAAGGCCGAGCAGTTGAAGCAGGAACTGATCCGGCAGACGCTCGACGACATCGAGTCGTGGCGCAAGGCCGTCGACGTGCAGTGGCAGCAACAGCACGGCCCCGACGCGGTCCCGCTGTCGCCGATCCCGCCGGAGGAGATCGAGGGGTATCGCCAGACCGTCCGCGACGAGTACTACCAGTGGGTGGTGCCCGCGTTCGAGCGGCACCTGATGCCGGACCCGGACGCCATCAACCCGATGATCGACGGCCTGCGCACCATCGAGAGTTCGTTCCAGGGCAGCCAGGACAACGCGGGCAACTTCGTGCCGGCCAGCGCCGCCCTCTCCCGGATCAACGACGTCCGGTCGGACATGAACCACTGGGAGGGCGACCTCCAGGTCAACTTCATCGACAACTTCCTCACGCCGTTGCAGAACGTCTCGGTAAACCAGGCGGCGGTGGCCAAGGTGGTCCGGGAACAGCTCGAATGCAGCAAGGTCATGTACATCCGCTACCGCAAGGCGGTCGTGCAGCTGCTCGACCAGTCCATCGCCGCGGTCAAGGAGTTGAACAACAGCAAGGACCCGAAGAGCTTCACCTGGGGAACGCTCGTCGGCATCGCCGTCGGCACCGGGCTCACGCTCGCCACCGGTGGGGTGGCCGTCGCCGGTGCCGTCCTGATCATCAGCAGCACCATGGCGCAGGGGCTGGTGCCGGACCCGCCGAAGACCAACGAGCTGAGCGCGCCGACCGCCCAGGAGGTGGCGGTGAACATCAGCGACGCGCTGAGCAAGCTCAGCGGCGACGTGTTCGAGGAGGAACGCAAGGTCCGCGACGCCTTCACCAACATCTGCGACACCATCGCCACCTCGCGGGCCGCCTCGATCAGGAGCAACACCTCCGGCCCGCTCGCGGTCGCCACGCCCGCCGTGAGCAACGCCCGGCCGTCCGAGATCACCGACGGCTCGCTGCGCCCCTCCTGAACGAGGCCGGTCGCGGTTTCGTCAACCGTCCGGCTGCGGTTCGCGTACCAGGATGCGGACCGCGCGGGCGGCGGCGACGGCGGCCAGCAGCACCGCGTGCCGGGGCTCCGGCACGTCCAGCAGCCGATCGGCGCGCAGCGCGGCCAGCGGCGCGAGCCGGCGGTCGGCCAGGACGGTGTCCACGGCCCGCCGGTCCCCGCCGGCCACCACCGCGTCCAGCCGGTCGACCTGCGGCAGCAGCAGCCGGGCCGCCAGCTCCACCGCGTCGGCAAACGCCGCCTTGGCCTGGTTGTCCCGCCGCCGGGCGAAACGCTGCTGCGACCAGCCACCGGCGGCGGTACGCCCCTGCACGTAGCGGGTGTCCACCTTGTGCACCGGCAGCCGCTCCCCCTCGGCCACCCCCACCGCCACCGCACCCTTGCGGGCCAGCAGCAGGCCGATCCGGTGCGGTGCCGTCGCGGCGGCCACGAAGGTGGCCAGATCCGAGGTGGGCGGCGCGCCCGGTGGGGTGTGCAGCTCGGCGGTGGCACCGTCCGGGGCGGTCAGCCGCAGCCCGTACCCCTCGACGGTGGTGGCGGGCGGGCCGTGCCGGTCGGTGAAGCCGGCCACCCAGCGCGCGACGCGGGCCGGTTCGACCTCCACCCATCGGCCACCCCCGGCCGCCGGCCTGCTGCTCATGCCACGACCGTACGACACGGGCCGACGACGCCGCCCGGCGGGAAACGAGTGACGCGGCAGGACACCCGGGTGGATGTCCTGCCGCGTGCGGTCCTCGCCGGTCAGTACACGGTGCGGTTGCCGCCGGTCAGTGCACGGTGAGGTTGCCGCCGGTCAGCTTCACCTCGCCGGTACCCGCACCCGTCCAGTCGGACGAGAGGAGCAGCCGACCACCCTGCCAGAGGGTGAGCCCGACGCTGTCGTTGCGGCCCGGCGCACCCCGGTCGGTCACCGTGACCGTCAGCGTCAGACCGTTCGCCACCAGCTTGCCCTTGCTGTCGTGCAGGCTGGCCCGGTAGCGCACCTGAGCCGTCTTGCCGGCGGAGGTCACGCCGAGGCCGTCGATGCTGGTGGCCTTGACCTGATAGGTCTTGCCGCCGGAGCGGAACTCGATCTCGGCCTTGCCCGAGGCGGCCTTCTTACCGGTGGCCGGCTTGGCGTTCAGCTCCACGGTGACCTTCGAGTTCCGGTCGGCCGGGTACGCCCCGGCGGACCGGTCGACGCTGAGGTGACCGCCACCGGTGAGGAACCCGCCGTCGGAGCCGGCCACCCGCACCGTGGCGGTGGTGCTGCCGGTGTAGTAGCCACCGACCGTCGCGGTGACCTGGTGGGTGCCCGCCGGCAGGGTGGCCTCGCAGGCCGCCGAACCGGTGGTGGTGGCGGTGGCGAGCAACTCCACCGGTGCGGTGCAGAGCGTCGCGCCGCCCGCAGTGAAGGTCACCGTGGCGTTGCGCAGGTCACCGCCGGTGGTGTCGGCCGCCGAGGGCAGCACGGAGCTGTCCCGTAGCACCGCCCGCAGCAGGGTCCGGCTGGCGTCCCCACGGTTCGCGGTGCTCACCAGCGTGTCGCCGGCCCAGGTCGCCGCCGCGTCCTCTGGGGTGACCCGGATGGTGAACGAGGTGCTGCCGGTCAGGCCGGTGCCGTCGGAGACGGTGACGGTGACCGGGTAGTCGCCGGGGGCCGCCGTGGTGCTGCCGGTGACCGTCCAGCTCCGGTTGCCGGGCCGGGTGTCGGTGCCGGTGGTGCTCGCCACGGTCAGTGCCAGGCCGGCCGGCAGACCGGTGGCGGACGCGGTGAGCGCCGCCCCGGCACCGTCGGCATCGGTTGCCGTGATCGTCACCGTCGGCGAGAGCGCGTCGCTGTACTGGACGCCGACCCCGCCCGCCGGGGCGTCGTCGGAGACCTCGGGGGCGGAGCGGATGGTGAACTCGGCATCGTTGACATCGAAGAAGATGTTCCCGACCGCCTCGATCTTGAGGCGGGCCTGTCCGGTCGCCACGTTCGGCAGGTGCACCGTCGCGCTACCGGTGTTCGGGGTGCGCTCGGCCAGCACGTACGGGAAGGTCTCGCCGCCGTTGACGGAAAGCGTGATCTTCACGTCGCCGACGTTCACCGGCGCCAGGTCGGTGCCGGCCACGTCCCAGGTCACGGTCTGGGCAGCGCCGCCGTCGACGACGGCGGCGCTGCCGTGCGAGGTGACCAGGAACGGCCCGGCGTCCGGTGCCAGGGTCACCGCGACGTCGGCGCTGCCGACGCCACCGCCGCCCAGCCGCCCGTCCCGGGCGGTGAGCTTGAAGTTGAGGGTCCGGTCGTTGTTGACGCCGACCCAGTCGCGGGTGGGCAGGAACTCCGAGTAGCAGTCCAGGATCTCCGGCGGGACGTTCGAGGCGCTACCGCTGGCCGGCGGAGCCGGGGCGGCCGGGCAGGTGCCGGTCGCCGCGTTTGTGTTGCCGGCCAGGATCTGCTTCAGGTCGGGGAAGACCCGGGTCGAGTTGGTGGTCACCGCGTTCTGGCCCGGCGAGTGGTACTTCAGGGCGTCCTCCGGTGACACCCACGCCGGCTCGCCGAAGACCCGGAACAGCGGGCCGTTGGTCTTGGTGTTGTTCATCAGCGCGGTACCGGCGGCGGCACCCCGGTCGTTCTGCTCCCACAGGTAGGTGAGCGTGTCCCGGTCGGCGTCGGTGGCGCTACCGGTGAGCGCGAACGGGGTACGCACCGGAATGGTGACGTTCTCCGGCACGGTGACCACGGGAGCGTGGTTGGTGGTCTGCTCAACCAGGTGGCCGCCGTTGTCGACGGCACCGCCCTTGGCGGTCTCACCGACGAAGCCGGTGACGCCGGTGAGGTTGCTGAGGGTGAGCGCGGCGACGTTCGTGGCGGCCAGGGTGCCACCGAAGGTGACCTGGAAGCCGGTGTCGTTCAGGGCGCCGCTGCCGCCGAAGGCGGCCACGGTCACCGTGGCGCCCGCCGGCCAACCGGGGATCGCCTCGATCGCCGCCTTGATCCCGGCGGTGGTGTAGTTGACCCCGCGCACGATCGGCGCGGAGTCCGCGCCGCCGTAGTTGACGGTGAACGAGTCACCGTCGGTGTCGAAGTCGCGCAGCGACACCGTCTGTACCTCGTTGATCGCCGGCCGGGTCGAGGTCACGAAGTTCGTGATCTCGGTGTAGGTGCGGTGCGACCAGTACGGGTCGGTGTGCGGCTGGAGGTTGTCCTGCTGGCAGATGCCGGCGTACGCCATGATCGACGAACCGCTGCCCGGCTCGTACGAGTTGGCCGCGCTGCGGTTGCCGCCCGAGCAGTTCCACTGGTTGCCGTTGAAGGTGTGGTTGCCGGCAAACTGGTGGCCGATCTCGTGCGCCACGTAGTCCACGGCGAAGTAGTCGCCGACCGGGTTCGGCAGGCCGGTGCAGCCACGCGCCTTGCCGTCGCCACCGACCACGCCGAGGCCGGCGACGCCGCCACCGCTGAGCCCCAGGCCGATGTGGCCGACGTCGTAGTTGCCGGCACCGATGAGCTGGCCGAGCACGATCCGGTTACGGTTCAGCAGGCCGCTGGTGCAGCCGCTGAGCTGGGCCGGGGTGTAGCAGGCGGCGCCACCGCACGGGCCGTTCGGCTCGGTGGCCAGCGCCGGGGTGTTCAGGTTCGTCTTGTCGGTGTCGTTGACCAGCACGAGCCGGATCGCGGTCTCGTCCTCGTAGATCTGGTTCACCCGGTTGATAAGCGTCACCTTCGCCGCGGTCACGTTCTCCGCGCCGAAGTAGTTGGCGTACGACGGGTCGGTGACGAACGCGAGGCGGTAGGTGCGCAGGGTGACCAGCGGCCCCACCACCGGCTCGTCGTGCGCCTCGTGGATCTCGTCGTGCAGCGCGTGGGCGGCCGATTCGACGTCCTC
This DNA window, taken from Micromonospora sp. FIMYZ51, encodes the following:
- a CDS encoding acVLRF1 family peptidyl-tRNA hydrolase, coding for MSSRPAAGGGRWVEVEPARVARWVAGFTDRHGPPATTVEGYGLRLTAPDGATAELHTPPGAPPTSDLATFVAAATAPHRIGLLLARKGAVAVGVAEGERLPVHKVDTRYVQGRTAAGGWSQQRFARRRDNQAKAAFADAVELAARLLLPQVDRLDAVVAGGDRRAVDTVLADRRLAPLAALRADRLLDVPEPRHAVLLAAVAAARAVRILVREPQPDG
- a CDS encoding M12 family metallo-peptidase, with the translated sequence MRIPRTHQSGGRSRRGRLAGVLVAALTAAMLPVLAAPAPAGAAPSADGPWRKVDGKPAATKSGRSAAIKAKRLSAYTLDRAGIKGVLDKAPTENRRALRQASQIVSLPAPDGTFQRFELVKSQVMEPGLAAQHPEINTYAGRGLDDPTATIRADLTPLGFHASVRSADGVWYIDPYYQRDQSLYASYFARDLENRSGDFVEREDVESAAHALHDEIHEAHDEPVVGPLVTLRTYRLAFVTDPSYANYFGAENVTAAKVTLINRVNQIYEDETAIRLVLVNDTDKTNLNTPALATEPNGPCGGAACYTPAQLSGCTSGLLNRNRIVLGQLIGAGNYDVGHIGLGLSGGGVAGLGVVGGDGKARGCTGLPNPVGDYFAVDYVAHEIGHQFAGNHTFNGNQWNCSGGNRSAANSYEPGSGSSIMAYAGICQQDNLQPHTDPYWSHRTYTEITNFVTSTRPAINEVQTVSLRDFDTDGDSFTVNYGGADSAPIVRGVNYTTAGIKAAIEAIPGWPAGATVTVAAFGGSGALNDTGFQVTFGGTLAATNVAALTLSNLTGVTGFVGETAKGGAVDNGGHLVEQTTNHAPVVTVPENVTIPVRTPFALTGSATDADRDTLTYLWEQNDRGAAAGTALMNNTKTNGPLFRVFGEPAWVSPEDALKYHSPGQNAVTTNSTRVFPDLKQILAGNTNAATGTCPAAPAPPASGSASNVPPEILDCYSEFLPTRDWVGVNNDRTLNFKLTARDGRLGGGGVGSADVAVTLAPDAGPFLVTSHGSAAVVDGGAAQTVTWDVAGTDLAPVNVGDVKITLSVNGGETFPYVLAERTPNTGSATVHLPNVATGQARLKIEAVGNIFFDVNDAEFTIRSAPEVSDDAPAGGVGVQYSDALSPTVTITATDADGAGAALTASATGLPAGLALTVASTTGTDTRPGNRSWTVTGSTTAAPGDYPVTVTVSDGTGLTGSTSFTIRVTPEDAAATWAGDTLVSTANRGDASRTLLRAVLRDSSVLPSAADTTGGDLRNATVTFTAGGATLCTAPVELLATATTTGSAACEATLPAGTHQVTATVGGYYTGSTTATVRVAGSDGGFLTGGGHLSVDRSAGAYPADRNSKVTVELNAKPATGKKAASGKAEIEFRSGGKTYQVKATSIDGLGVTSAGKTAQVRYRASLHDSKGKLVANGLTLTVTVTDRGAPGRNDSVGLTLWQGGRLLLSSDWTGAGTGEVKLTGGNLTVH